GTAGCGCTGGTCAGCACCCCGCCGCGGATATTCAGCGCCAGATGGATCAGGCTCGGCCGCTGCATCTCATAACCCTGCTCGATGGTGAAGCCGTGCTTGCCGTCGCGATGGCCGGCCGCAAGCGGCCCGGCGAAGGCTGCGGCCGCCGAGCCGGTTGCCGGATCCTCGAACACACCGAGCCCCGGCGCGAACATGCGGGCGTGAAATGAATGCTTCGGATCGGTCACTTCCTGGCAGAACACATAGGCGGCCTGCGGATCGTTCGGACCGAACACCTCGCTCCAGCGGCCCATGTCGGGCCTCGCGCGGGCAACGGCATCCATGCTCTTCACCGGGACAAAGGTCATGGCATTGCCGGCGGTCCAGCGCTCGGCACTGAAATCGCCGGTGCCGATATCCGCCGGTGCGAGACTCAAAGCGGCCGCGAGCTTGTCGAGATCCGGCACAGGACCGAGGCGCTCGGGCAATTTTGGGATGTCGAAGCTCGCGCGCCCGCCGCCATGGACTGGGAGAACCGAGCAGATGACAAGACCGATCTGCTCTTCCAGCACGATCTCGCGCGTGGTCTCACCGCCGTCGAGATGAGCCAGAAGCACCGCGGTGCCGACCGTGGGGTGGCCGGCGAATGGGATTTCCCGCCCCGGCGTGAAGATGCGCAACCGGGCGCGGTGCCCGGGATCGGCCGGCGGAAAGACGAACACGGTCTCGGGCAGGTTGAACTCGCGGGCGATGGCCTGCATCGCCACCGTCTCAAGCCCGCCGGCTTCAAGCACCACCGCCAGCGGATTGCCGGCGAAACGGGTCGTCGTGAAGACATCGAGCGTGAAATAGCGGCGGCGCATCGGTTCCTCTCAGAATGACGCTGCCTAGAACGACTCGGCACGAAACGTCGCACTGGGTTTCACCAGTTCGTCCTGGGCCTCGATCAGAAGAATTTCGCGCGAACCCGCCTCTGCGGTGCGCTTGAGAATGCCGAACACCGACGACGCCGCGCATGACAGCGCTTCGGGCGCGGAGCCGGTGCGGATGAGATGAGCGAGGAACAGCGCCGAAATCACGTCGCCGGCGCCATTCGCGGCGATCGGCAGCTTTGGCGTGCGCAGCCGGTACGAGCCGGCGTCGTCGCAGGTCACGAGTTCAATCGCGCCGTCCGGGGTTTCGTCGCTCATCAGCGAGGTCACCATCACGATGCGCGGCCCCATATGGCGCAGCGCATGCGCCGCCTGCAGCACCTCGCCGGTGTTGCGCGTCGAGCGCCCAGTGAGATGGGCAAGCTCGAACAGGTTCGGCGTCGCCACATCCGCGGCCGGGATCGCCTGCTGGCGGATGAAGTCCGCAACGCCCGGCTGGACATAGACCCCGACGCCGACATCGCCGATCACCGGATCGCAGCAGTACTGCGCCTGCGGATTGGCCGCCTTGACGCGGGCCACGGCGTCGAGGATCGCAGGTCCGATCTCGGCCGAACCGACATAGCCCGACAGCACGCCGTCGCAGGCGCGCAGCATGCCGCGCTCCTCGATGCCCTGCACCATATCGTGGATGAGCCCACCGTCGAAGGCGCGGCCCCGCCATCCGCCATAGCCCGGATGGTTCGAGAATTGGACCGTGTGCACCGGCCAGACCTCGACGCCGATGCGCTGAAGAGCGAACACCGCGGCGGAGTTGCCGACATGGCCGAAAGCGACGTGGGACTGGATCGAGAGGATGTTCATGGCGACGCCGGTGTCCGTTGAAGATCACCGCTAGCGTGCCACGCCCAGCGCGGCAAATGAATTGGATTGACGGGTCCAATCGAAGCCGTTGATTGGATGCTTCTTGAGACGTGGGCTCATTCAGCCGGCTGAGGGCCTGCGTAGCCCTCAACGATCGCCAGATCCATGACTGACTTGCCTTGCCTGAGCGCCATGGCTTTGGCGTACTCCGGCGACCGGTAGCAATCGAGCGCGGCCTGATACGTCGGAAATTCGATCACCACTGTGCGCGATCTCGGCTTACCCTCGGGTGTTTCGGATTGACCACCGCGCGTCAGGAAGCGTCCGCCGAATTTTCGAAATGCCTTGGCGTTCTCTGCGATGTAGAGCTTGTAGCCTTCGGGATCGTGCACGTCCGCAAATGCCACCCAGTACCCTTTTGCCATGGCAAGCTCCTCCACCTCTTTGCAGGCGGACCACGCTAGCAGAAGCGCGGCTGATGGGCGACCGCGCAGGGCAAAGGCAAAGGGCCGCAGAATTCCTGCGGCCCTGAGACCTGCTATCGTCCAATCAAGACTATTTCTTCTCGACGAAGATTTGCTTGCAGTCCGTACCGCCCGTGTTCTCAGCCGAATGCGAGGCGATGACGGGCACCGCCGTCACCGTTCCGGCCTTGGACTCCCGCTCCGATGTCTTGCCATCGGCCGCATACTGCTTGGTCTTGCAGTCCGTCACGTTGTAGACAATCGACGGCGCGGGGTGACCATGCACCTTGTCGTGAACCCCTTTTTTCCTGTTGGCTTCGATGACGCGAAAATTTGCGTCTTCGAAAATCACCTTATAGACGTCAGGATCTCCCTTGTAGGACGGTTCGGCCGTTTGAGCCGTTGCGTTTGTCAACGCACCGACCATCACAACCGCGGCCCCGAATATCATCGAGATTTTCATTCTCGCTCTCCATGCGAATTCTTCGACTTCGATACAAATTTCTTGATTGCGCCGACGAGGTTAAAGCCGGACCAGGGCGCAAGCAAATCGCCTCAAGGCAAAGGCCGCAGGAATCCTGCGGCCTTTTGATCTTGTCGCGAGCCGGCTGTCCCGTGCAGCTATTTTTCGCCGGTCGTGCCCGCCGCCTCGACGAACTTGTTGGTGTAGGTCTTCGACAGGTCGATCTTGGCGTTCTTGACCTCGGGCGACGACTGGCTGAACACGTCGAGCACGGCCTGGGCGCCCTTCGGGTCCATCTTGCCGGTGGTCGAATACATCGGGATCGTGTTCTTCAGCGCCGCCAGATAGAGCGCCTTGTCCGGGCCGACGAGGTTCTCCGGCATCTTCGCCATGATCTCCTCGGGCGTGTGCGAATGGATCCATTTCAGCGTCGCCAGGATGGCGTTGGTCAGCGCCTGGATCTCCTTCGGATGCGCCGCGATCCAGGCGCTCTTGGTGTAGAGCGCGCCGCCCGGATACTCGCCGCCGAACACCTCGAGCGTGTCGTGCTGGGTGCGGGTGTCACTCAGAATCTTCAGGTCCTTGTTGCGGCCCTGCAGCTGCGTGATCGCGGGATCGAGCATCACGGCCGCATCGACCGAACCTTGCTCCATGGCGGCAACCGCGGTCGCGGCGAGGCCGATGCCGACCACGCCCACGGAGTTCGAGTCGACGCCGTGCTTGTTGAGCAAATACTTCAGAAAGAAATCTGTCGAGGAGCCTGGCGCGCTGACGCCGACCTTCTTGTCCTTGAGGTCCTCCACCGATTTGATCTTGCCGGTCTGCTTCGGCCCGACCACGAGCGCCAAGCCCGGATAGCGGTCGTAGACCACGAAGGCTTCCAGCGCCTGGTTCTTGGCGGCGAGATTGACGCAGTGGTCGAAGTAGCCCGAGACGACATCGGCACTGCCGCCGATCACGGCGGTGAGCGACTGCGAGCCGCCCTTGAAGTCGACCAGTTCGACGTCGACGCCGGCCTTTTTATATTCGCCGAGTTGCTCGGCCAGCATGGTCGGCAGGTAGCAGAGGCAACCCGCGCCGCCGACCGCAATGGTGACCTTGGCCGCGGCGGCCGCGCCCACCGTCAGCGCCAGCGCGCCGAGCGCCGCCAGCATGGTCCGGATCGATTTGCCCATTGGATGTCTCTCCCTCAATCGAAATTTTGCCGCACCATAGGGCAGCGGGGAGAGCCTGCCTAGCGGACTAAAGGCTGATCAGGTGCGGGTTTCGGCCACGGCCGGGCGCCAGATCAGGAGGCGGTTCTCGACCAGCGTCACGATCCAGTCGATTGCGACCACGAACACCGCGAGCACGAACATGCCGGCGAACACGCCGGCGACGTCGAACACGCCCTCGGCCTGCTGGATGATATAGCCCAGGCCGGCGGCCGAGCCGAGATACTCACCGACCACGGCACCGACCACCGCGAAGCCCACCGAGGTGTGCAGCGAGGAGAACATCCACGACAGCGCCGACGGCCAATAGACATGGCGCATCAGCTGCCGGTCGTTCATGCCGAGCATGCGGGCGTTGGCGAGCACAGTCGGGCTTACCTCTTTCACGCCTTGATAGACGTTGAAAAACACGATGAAGAACACGAGCGTCACGCCGAGCGCGACCTTCGACCAGATGCCGAGCCCGAACCACAGCGTGAAGATCGGCGCCAGCACCACACGCGGCAGCGCGTTGATCATCTTCACGTAGGGATCGAACACCGCGGCGGTGCGCGGCTGCTGCGCGAACCAGAATCCGATCAGCACGCCGCCGAGCGAACCGATAACGAAGGCCAGCATCGATTCCAGCAGCGTGATCCAGAGATGCTTCCAGATCGTGCCGTCGACGAACCACTTGACGATGCGCTGAACGACGTCGACCGGCGTCGAAAAGAAGAACGGCGGCAACAGCGTGACGCCGCCGATCGGGAACGTGGTGAGCACGTACCAGGCCGCGACCGAGATCACGGCGATGAGAAGCTGCAACGAGAGGAGCGTGGCTCGCGACACGAACTAGGCTCCCCTCGTCAGCTTCATTTTTTTCCTCAACTGGCCGTTACGGTTTCGAGAACGTGCCGACGAGCCCCGCCGCAGTCTTGACGTGGCCGTCGAGGGCCTTGATCACCTCGTCGCGGGTCATGCCGGGCTGCAACGCGGTCGGCTCGAGGTCGGTCGCCATCAGCACGAACGTGTAGTGATGCGGCGAGCCGGGCGGCGTGCAGGGGCCGAAGTAGTGCGGCAGGCCCATCAGGCTCTTGCCGCCGACATACTTGTCCGTCTGCTTGCTCACCTCGCCTTCGGCGAAGCCGGTCACCGACACCGGGATGCCATAGGCGACCCAATGGCTGACGCCGCCCGGCGGCCGGCCTTCGGGATCGAACATCAGCAGCGCGTAGCTCTTGGTGCCCGCGGGCGGATTGGCCCACGACAACGCCGGCGAAACGTTCTCGCCGACACAATTCGGATTCTGCTTGTTGTTGCCCGCCATTTTGGTGGGCAGCCGCTCGCCGTCCTTGAAGCTCGACGACGTCAGCGTAAAGGCGGCCTGCGCGTTCGCGCCTCCGCTGCTCAACGTCAACGCGATCCCTGCAGCCAATACAAAACTACCGATCCGACTCGATGTGGACATGAGGTTTCCTCTTACTGGGTTCGACAATCGTTTTTTGTTTTTGTGCGCGGATTGTATCGGGGCGTGCATAACGGGCGCAACGGGGCTGATGGGATCAGCCGCCTCCGGTCTGCGCATAGCCTTTCATGACCTCGTCCTTGAGCTTGTCCCAGATTTCGCGATGCAATTTGTGAAACGCGGGATCGAGCTTCACTTCGGAAATGTCGCGTGGCCGCGCCAGCGGCACCTTCCAGTCGCCGATGATGCGCGCCGCGGGCCCGGCCGACATGATGACGACGCGATCCGACAGCGCGATGGCTTCCTCCAGATCGTGGGTGACGAACATCACCGCCTTGCGGTCGGCGCTCCACAGCTCCAGCAGCAGGTTGCCCATGATCTGCCGCGTCTGCGCGTCGAGCGGACCGAACGGCTCGTCCATGAGCAGGATCTTCGGATCGCGGATCAGCACCTGCGCGAGACCGACGCGCTTTCGTTGCCCGCCCGACAGCATGTGCGGAAAGCGCGGACCAAAGCTGCCAAGGCCGACCCGACCGAGCCATTCCTGGGCGCGGCGGCGCGCCTCCTCGCGCGGCGTGCCGGCGGTCTCGAGCCCGATGGCGACGTTCTCGATTGCGGTTTTCCAGGGAAACAGCGCCTCGGACTGAAACAGGTAACCGGCCTGACGATTGAGGCCCGGCAGGCTCGAGCCGAAAATCTGCACGCGGCCCTGCGACGGCGGAAACAGCCCGGCCGTGGCGTTGAGCAGCGTTGATTTGCCGCAGCCGGTCGGGCCCACGATGGAGACGAATTCGCCGTCGGCGACGTCCAACGACGCGTGCTGCACCGCCGTGTAGCTGCCGCCATCGGCAAGCTTGAAGCTGATGGTCACATCGGCAAGGGAAACGGCAGTGGAAGCCGCGGTGCTGCGCGCCTGCGCTGCCGTGGCGCCGTCGGTCATGGTCTCTCCCCTCGCCGGCCGTCCGGCCGCGGGCAAATTAACGGGACACCATTCCCTTGATCAACCCGGCATCGATCAGGAGCCGGTTGAAGCGCCGGGCCTCGTTTCCGTTGGCGCATTCGAAGAACAGGCCGTTGCAGCGGAGCATGATCTTCTTCTGTTCGGCGAAGGTGGGATCGAGCGGCAGGCCGGCGGCCTCCTGCAGCACAATGGGCAGATAGACAGCCTCCAGGCGGCCCAGCGCCGACGTGAGGTTGGCCGGGCGGTAGTTGACCCCGTCGATGGCGTAGTAGGTCGTGAAGTAGCGCGGATCGTAGGTCAGCATCCGCTGCGTCATCACGGCGTCGCTGGCGCCCGGCTCCAGGATTTTCGACGACAATCCCGGCTGGTGATCGCCGAACCGCAGCAGCAGGAAACGGTCGTTCGGGAAACGCGTCTGCAACTGAGTCTTGAAGTCGGCATAGTCCCGCGCGCTCAGCATCTGGCGGCGGAGATATTCGTCGACCTCCGGATGATTGCCGAGATCGCGCCAGTCCGGCGTGAGTTGTGGCTGCAGCCGGTTCCACCAAGGGAAATGGTTGAACAGCGTGTAGACGAAAATGAACAAGGGCTGGTCGCCGCGGTCGTTCTCGATCATCCGCAGCGCCTGATTGTAATAGAAGCGATCGGGCTCGACGCCGTCGCCGGCCTTCATCTCGGCGGAATCGACAAATTGCTCCACGCCGGTCGTCTTCTGGAAGCGGCGCGCGTTGAGAAACGCGCCATAGGCCGGATAGAGCGTGATGGTCTTGTAGCCGCAGCGCCGCAGCGCCTGCGGCAGGCCGCGCTCGACATGGCCGGCTGCGATGCGGGTGACATAGTAGCTCAGCCGCCCGTAAGAGCGTGCCGACAGTCCGGTCAGCACGTTGTATTCGGTGTACCAGGTGGGACCGCCCGAGCCCTCGACCACCAGCGAGCGCGTCTTGCCGTCGAGCGACTGGAAGTGCGCTTTGTAGTTCGGCGGCACCTTGACGCCAGGGGCCACGGAAATGTCGAAGCTCGCCTCGTCCAGCACCATGACGATGTTCGGCGGCTTCCCGGCGGGATGGCACGCCGCGTTGACGGTCGAGCGAAGCTGGTCGGTCGTGGCGGTGTCGTAATCGATCCAGCCCTTGGTGCTGAGCTCGTGCAGCGTCGTCACCCCGGAGCGCACGAAGGTCGAGACGTGATTGACGCCTTGGAACTGCTCCCAGGGCTCCTCGGGGAACCTCAGCGACAGAACCGTGACCGCGACGCTGCAGGCCACGACACCGCCGAGCGAGACGAGCCGCGGCACGCGGAACGCGTCGATGCGCCACAACACGATCAGCAGCGGGATCGTGACGGCGGCCACGATCAACAGGATGGTTTTCAGATCGGGAAAGATCGACAGCAGGAAGCTGACAGTGTCGGAATCGACGATCAGCACGTCGAAGAAATTGATCACCATCCAGAGGATGGTGAACTTGAAGTGCGAGAGCGTGATCAGCAGCGTCACCAGCA
The Rhodoplanes sp. Z2-YC6860 genome window above contains:
- a CDS encoding sulfatase-like hydrolase/transferase is translated as MSFDNPFPGGGTVAAAGRARFIAIGGIAAAHTAALGVMLWTEHGWLASLLFVLAWACLNFSFLLLLPRPGVAAALSLLLVTLLITLSHFKFTILWMVINFFDVLIVDSDTVSFLLSIFPDLKTILLIVAAVTIPLLIVLWRIDAFRVPRLVSLGGVVACSVAVTVLSLRFPEEPWEQFQGVNHVSTFVRSGVTTLHELSTKGWIDYDTATTDQLRSTVNAACHPAGKPPNIVMVLDEASFDISVAPGVKVPPNYKAHFQSLDGKTRSLVVEGSGGPTWYTEYNVLTGLSARSYGRLSYYVTRIAAGHVERGLPQALRRCGYKTITLYPAYGAFLNARRFQKTTGVEQFVDSAEMKAGDGVEPDRFYYNQALRMIENDRGDQPLFIFVYTLFNHFPWWNRLQPQLTPDWRDLGNHPEVDEYLRRQMLSARDYADFKTQLQTRFPNDRFLLLRFGDHQPGLSSKILEPGASDAVMTQRMLTYDPRYFTTYYAIDGVNYRPANLTSALGRLEAVYLPIVLQEAAGLPLDPTFAEQKKIMLRCNGLFFECANGNEARRFNRLLIDAGLIKGMVSR
- a CDS encoding PhzF family phenazine biosynthesis protein produces the protein MRRRYFTLDVFTTTRFAGNPLAVVLEAGGLETVAMQAIAREFNLPETVFVFPPADPGHRARLRIFTPGREIPFAGHPTVGTAVLLAHLDGGETTREIVLEEQIGLVICSVLPVHGGGRASFDIPKLPERLGPVPDLDKLAAALSLAPADIGTGDFSAERWTAGNAMTFVPVKSMDAVARARPDMGRWSEVFGPNDPQAAYVFCQEVTDPKHSFHARMFAPGLGVFEDPATGSAAAAFAGPLAAGHRDGKHGFTIEQGYEMQRPSLIHLALNIRGGVLTSATVGGDAVLVAEGTIEA
- a CDS encoding YbhB/YbcL family Raf kinase inhibitor-like protein, yielding MSTSSRIGSFVLAAGIALTLSSGGANAQAAFTLTSSSFKDGERLPTKMAGNNKQNPNCVGENVSPALSWANPPAGTKSYALLMFDPEGRPPGGVSHWVAYGIPVSVTGFAEGEVSKQTDKYVGGKSLMGLPHYFGPCTPPGSPHHYTFVLMATDLEPTALQPGMTRDEVIKALDGHVKTAAGLVGTFSKP
- a CDS encoding ABC transporter permease: MSRATLLSLQLLIAVISVAAWYVLTTFPIGGVTLLPPFFFSTPVDVVQRIVKWFVDGTIWKHLWITLLESMLAFVIGSLGGVLIGFWFAQQPRTAAVFDPYVKMINALPRVVLAPIFTLWFGLGIWSKVALGVTLVFFIVFFNVYQGVKEVSPTVLANARMLGMNDRQLMRHVYWPSALSWMFSSLHTSVGFAVVGAVVGEYLGSAAGLGYIIQQAEGVFDVAGVFAGMFVLAVFVVAIDWIVTLVENRLLIWRPAVAETRT
- a CDS encoding ABC transporter ATP-binding protein, with amino-acid sequence MTDGATAAQARSTAASTAVSLADVTISFKLADGGSYTAVQHASLDVADGEFVSIVGPTGCGKSTLLNATAGLFPPSQGRVQIFGSSLPGLNRQAGYLFQSEALFPWKTAIENVAIGLETAGTPREEARRRAQEWLGRVGLGSFGPRFPHMLSGGQRKRVGLAQVLIRDPKILLMDEPFGPLDAQTRQIMGNLLLELWSADRKAVMFVTHDLEEAIALSDRVVIMSAGPAARIIGDWKVPLARPRDISEVKLDPAFHKLHREIWDKLKDEVMKGYAQTGGG
- a CDS encoding ABC transporter substrate-binding protein — protein: MGKSIRTMLAALGALALTVGAAAAAKVTIAVGGAGCLCYLPTMLAEQLGEYKKAGVDVELVDFKGGSQSLTAVIGGSADVVSGYFDHCVNLAAKNQALEAFVVYDRYPGLALVVGPKQTGKIKSVEDLKDKKVGVSAPGSSTDFFLKYLLNKHGVDSNSVGVVGIGLAATAVAAMEQGSVDAAVMLDPAITQLQGRNKDLKILSDTRTQHDTLEVFGGEYPGGALYTKSAWIAAHPKEIQALTNAILATLKWIHSHTPEEIMAKMPENLVGPDKALYLAALKNTIPMYSTTGKMDPKGAQAVLDVFSQSSPEVKNAKIDLSKTYTNKFVEAAGTTGEK
- a CDS encoding DUF1330 domain-containing protein; this translates as MAKGYWVAFADVHDPEGYKLYIAENAKAFRKFGGRFLTRGGQSETPEGKPRSRTVVIEFPTYQAALDCYRSPEYAKAMALRQGKSVMDLAIVEGYAGPQPAE
- the pdxY gene encoding pyridoxal kinase PdxY translates to MNILSIQSHVAFGHVGNSAAVFALQRIGVEVWPVHTVQFSNHPGYGGWRGRAFDGGLIHDMVQGIEERGMLRACDGVLSGYVGSAEIGPAILDAVARVKAANPQAQYCCDPVIGDVGVGVYVQPGVADFIRQQAIPAADVATPNLFELAHLTGRSTRNTGEVLQAAHALRHMGPRIVMVTSLMSDETPDGAIELVTCDDAGSYRLRTPKLPIAANGAGDVISALFLAHLIRTGSAPEALSCAASSVFGILKRTAEAGSREILLIEAQDELVKPSATFRAESF